A genomic window from Cardiocondyla obscurior isolate alpha-2009 linkage group LG02, Cobs3.1, whole genome shotgun sequence includes:
- the Hmgs gene encoding hydroxymethylglutaryl-CoA synthase 1 translates to MWPKDVGICALEIYFPARYVEQKELEVYDGVSAGKYTIGLGQSRMGFCNDREDINSLCLTVTHRLLERYNIKPQDIGRLEVGTETILDKSKSVKTVLMQLFEPYGCTDIEGADTTNACYGGTAALFNAIAWIESSAWDGRFALVVAADNAVYSTGSARPTGGAGAIAILVGPNAPLIFDRGLRASCMRHAYDFYKPNLHSEYPVVDGKLSIQCYLSALDSCYQLYSEKARKKNPSDSPVTLTNFDAILFHSPYCKLVRKSFARLAFIDFLSMPENQIPENYKDILKFRTMKLEDTYFNQEIEKAFMQLSKEDFEWKTQPSLLIANQVGNMYTPSVYSGLVSLLISKPINELIGNKIGIFSYGSGLCSSMYSLTIAKNMQAESGLSKIITALSYVKSQLEKRHCVSPEDYTKVLESRERNCHVVPFIPESNIDDMFAGTYYLTQVDEKYRRTYKRV, encoded by the coding sequence ATGTGGCCAAAGGACGTCGGCATTTGCGCTTTAGAGATCTACTTTCCAGCACGGTACGTAGAGCAGAAAGAATTGGAAGTATATGACGGTGTGTCAGCAGGCAAATACACAATTGGGCTAGGACAATCACGAATGGGATTTTGTAACGATCGTGAAGATATCAACTCCTTGTGCTTGACTGTTACCCATCGTCTGTTGGAACGTTATAATATCAAGCCACAGGATATTGGTAGATTAGAAGTGGGCACTGAAACTATTCTCGATAAGAGCAAGTCAGTGAAGACTGTACTCATGCAATTATTTGAGCCCTATGGTTGTACTGACATTGAAGGTGCAGACACCACCAATGCGTGCTATGGTGGCACTGCTGCACTTTTCAATGCCATTGCATGGATAGAAAGTAGCGCTTGGGACGGTAGATTTGCTCTTGTCGTTGCAGCTGATAACGCGGTGTATTCCACGGGTAGTGCCAGACCTACAGGTGGTGCAGGTGCAATAGCTATTTTAGTAGGCCCAAACGCACCTCTTATATTCGACCGTGGTCTCCGCGCGTCCTGCATGAGACATGCTTACGATTTCTATAAACCAAATCTGCACTCTGAATATCCTGTGGTGGACGGCAAGTTATCGATCCAGTGCTATCTCAGCGCTCTAGATAGCTGTTATCAATTGTACAGTGAGAAAGCTAGGAAGAAGAATCCTAGCGATAGTCCGGTGACACTGACCAATTTTGATGCGATTCTCTTTCACTCGCCGTATTGTAAACTCGTACGAAAATCTTTTGCCAGGCTGGCTTTCATCGATTTTTTAAGCATGCCAGAGAATCAAATTCCTGAAAATTACAAGGACATCTTAAAATTCCGTACCATGAAGCTGGAGGATACTTACTTCAATCAGGAGATCGAGAAAGCTTTTATGCAGTTAAGCAAAGAGGACTTTGAGTGGAAGACCCAACCCAGTCTGTTAATAGCAAATCAAGTTGGAAATATGTACACACCGTCAGTGTACTCTGGTTTAGTTTCATTACTTATATCAAAGCcgataaatgaattaatagGTAACAAGATCGGCATATTTTCTTACGGTTCGGGTCTTTGTTCCAGTATGTATTCGTTAACGATCGCAAAAAACATGCAAGCGGAATCTGGATTGTCAAAAATTATCACTGCTCTCTCCTATGTTAAGTCACAATTAGAGAAACGTCATTGCGTTTCTCCAGAAGATTATACTAAAGTTCTCGAGTCGAGGGAACGAAATTGCCACGTTGTACCATTTATTCCGGAGAGTAATATAGATGATATGTTCGCAGGAACTTATTATTTAACGCAGGTGGATGAAAAATACAGGAGGACGTATAAAAGAGTATGA
- the Cdc10 gene encoding cyclin-dependent kinase 10, translated as MTKEESLEKKSIERNDSDKKAVSESGPDPSAPITRKGVLTSFLTGKAMEIPEQDILGKCRFVSEFEKLNRIGEGTYGIVYRARDTKNDKVVALKKVRMEHEKDGLPVSGLREISVLLSCRHENIVHLREVVVGRSLESIFLAMEYCEQDLASLLDNMQAPFSESQVKCIVLQVLKGLRYLHHNFIVHRDLKVSNLLMTDKGCVKIADFGLARWFGLPLKPMTPRVVTLWYRAPELLLQAKTQTTSVDMWAAGCILGELLGHRPLLPGRSEIAQLELIVDLLGTPSEAIWPEFNSLPALQNFTLKQQPYNNLKQRFPWLSAAGLRLLNFLFMYDPKKRATAEECLQSSYFKEAPLPCDPKLMPTFPQHRNMKKAAAQKENREQEPPVTDQTNNLPAISDLLGSLVKKRRVE; from the exons ATGACGAAAG aGGAAAGTTTAGAGAAAAAGTCCATAGAACGTAATGATAGCGATAAAAAAGCGGTGTCCGAGTCGGGGCCTGATCCTTCGGCTCCAATCACAAGAAAAGGTGTATTAACATCCTTTTTGACTGGCAAAGCTATGGAAATACCGGAACAAGATatt CTTGGTAAATGTAGGTTTGTTTCTGAATTTGAAAAACTGAATCGTATTGGAGAAGGTACCTATGGAATTGTATATCGAGCCAGAGAcacaaaaaatgataaagttGTTGCGCTAAAAAAGGTAAGAATGGAACACGAAAAAGATGGATTGCCAGTAAGTGGGCTTAGAGAGATATCTGTTTTATTATCCTGTCGGCATGAAAATATTGTTCATCTAAGAGAAGTAGTAGTAGGCAGGAGCTTAGAAAGCATATTTCTTGCAATGGAATATTGCGAACAAGATTTAGCAAGCCTGCTGGACAATATGCAGGCACCGTTTTCAGAAAGCCAGGTTAAATGTATAGTCCTGCAAGTATTGAAGGGGCTACGTTACTTGCATCACAATTTTATCGTTCATAGAGACTTAAAAGTCTCTAATCTTCTCATGACCGATAAAGGTTGTGTAAAGATTGCCGATTTTGGATTGGCCAGGTGGTTTGGTTTACCTTTAAAGCCAATGACTCCTAGAGTGGTGACTCTGTGGTATAGAGCACCTGAATTGCTATTACAAGCAAAGACACAGACTACATCTGTTGATATGTGGGCAGCTGGATGCATATTAG GAGAATTATTGGGACACAGACCTTTGTTACCTGGCAGATCAGAAATTGCacaattagaattaattgTCGATTTATTGGGTACACCCAGTGAGGCTATTTGGCcagaatttaattcattacCAGCGCTACAAAATTTCACGCTTAAACAGCAaccgtataataatttaaagcaaAGATTCCCATGGCTGAGTGCTGCTGGCcttagattattaaattttttatttatgtacgaTCCAAAAAAGAGAGCAACTGCCGAAGAATGCTTACAAAGTAGCTATTTCAAAGAAGCTCCTTTAc CATGCGATCCAAAGCTTATGCCTACTTTCCCTCAACATAGAAACATGAAAAAGGCAGCcgcacaaaaagaaaatcgtgAGCAAGAACCTCCTGTTACCGACCAAACTAATAATCTGCCAGCGATTTCCGATCTT CTTGGCTCGTTGGTTAAGAAGAGACGTGTAGAATAA
- the LOC139111564 gene encoding ejaculatory bulb-specific protein 3-like yields the protein MMKGQLFVVLASLMILVVIADEKYVTKYDDVNVDKILQNNRVLTNYIRCLMDEGPCTVEGRELKKTLPDALSSGCDKCNDRQKVTAEKVINHLKAKRSKDWDRLVAKYDPQGEYKKRYDKS from the exons ATGATGAAAGGGCAGCTTTTTGTCGTACTGGCATCGCTGATGATCTTGGTGGTCATCGCCGACGAGAAATATGTCACAAAATACGACGATGTGAATGTGGACAAGATCCTTCAAAATAATCGTGTTCTCACTAATTACATTCGGTGCTTGATGGACGAAGGGCCTTGTACCGTTGAGGGCCGTGAACTGAAAA aaactCTGCCAGACGCTTTGTCGAGCGGATGTGATAAATGCAACGACAGACAGAAAGTTACGGCGGAAAAAGTGATAAATCACCTTAAAGCAAAGCGATCGAAGGATTGGGATCGTCTTGTTGCTAAATATGATCCGCAAGGCGAATACAAAAAACGCTATGAcaaatcgtaa
- the LOC139111543 gene encoding uncharacterized protein yields MANCLEMEIKQKLSKLHCPFTWEIIDDFTRYSMACGNKYDQSLMIDKEINPLQQLLDLLLDCYKFISSGDDKKAAKKINKAEELLIKIQHEKEYNQIIRVIEHVFYATKCFFLYDANVIVEIQEILPNIVDTEQFNDIELGALYGCQSVIWMCMGDFGVVQAIDTAKKALEKNQDCALWHFIFAKSLRRQRRLISLSIDVSDLEKKHFEIAYATSTDDVFGIYYLQMRLESFYKFCRDRNYVMRKNENEKDVTKIAKQILQKKPKNFKVLLKLARIFLRVSSDESLLAKECLDTVETLVPDNITCFHYKAILYEGIGEYKEALYYYKKAAEHNNFAAELYYVQYGWEVGELEPLPHLLRMLKKYDPIVAEKKISLFLAIATTHYSLRKDMLNAADYFLKALSVDPLNTKFKNFYKFLDFTTTNISYFLKNVFCPNLEKNQPKMKITNDIKNLLDGKHVDDLIKEMKTLSVNTTEKH; encoded by the exons ATGGCCAATTGTCTCGAGATggagataaaacaaaaactaTCCAAATTACATTGCCCGTTTACTTGGGAAATAATAGACGATTTTACACGATATTCAATGGCTTGTGGGAACAAATACGATCAATCATTAATGATTGACAAAGAAATCAATCCACTACAACAATTATTAGATCTTTTGTTGGATtgctataaatttatatcaagtGGAGATGATAAAAAagcagcaaaaaaaattaataaagctgaagaattattgataaaaattcaacacga gaaagaatataatcaaataataaggGTCATTGAACATGTTTTTTATGCcacaaaatgttttttcttaTATGACGCTAATGTTATAGTTGAAATTCAAGAAATTTTACCAAATATTGTTGACACTGAACAGTTCAATGATATTGAGTTAGGTGCCTTATATGGTTGTCAAAGTGTCATATGGATGTGCATGGGTGACTTTGGTGTCGTTCAAGCAATTGACACAGCTAAAAAGGCATTGGAAAAAAACCAAGATTGTGCATTATGGCactttatttttgcaaaaagcCTTAGACGTCAAAGACGTTTAATAAGTCTTTCTATTGATGTGTCAGACCTTGAAAAGAAACATTTTGAAATTGCATATGCAACGTCTACAGACGACGTATTTGGAATATACTATTTGCAAATGCGTCTTGAaagtttctataaattttgtagAGACAGAAACTATGTTATGCGAAAAAATGAGAATGAAAAAGATGTCACAAAAATAGcaaaacaaattttacaaaaaaaaccaaaaaatttcaaagttcttttaaaattaGCTCGTATATTCTTACGTGTATCGTCTGACGAAAGTTTATTGGCAAAAGAATGTCTCGATACAGTAGAAACACTCGTGCCAGACAACATTACATGTTTCCATTATAAGGCAATCCTATATGAAGGAATTGGCGAATATAAA GAAGctctatattattataaaaaagctgcagaacataataattttgcagcaGAGTTATACTATGTTCAGTATGGCTGGGAAGTGGGCGAGCTTGAACCCTTGCCGCACTTGTTgcgaatgttaaaaaaatatgatccGATagttgcagaaaaaaaaatatctttgtttttagCAATTGCTACAACCCATTATTCCTTGCGCAAAGATATGCTAAATGCTGcagattactttttaaaagcTTTGTCTGTAGATCCGTTAAATACAAAGTTTaag aaCTTTTACAAGTTTCTCGATTTTACCActacaaatatttcttattttttgaaGAATGTGTTTTGTCCTAATTTAGAGAAAAACCAaccaaaaatgaaaataacaaatgacataaaaaatcttttggaTGGAAAACATGTAGATGATTTAATAAAGGAGATGAAGACTCTGTCTGTGAATACCACAGAGAAacattaa
- the LOC139113076 gene encoding uncharacterized protein C14orf119: MSTMLSNEAQLRYMIEWFQEWSEMQRNDFLGVLLENCGPAGLVNGLVSGMEKLGCEGSDRPPSLFQCRVKLFREWSSNWSQYEKESLLSAIKNTDSTFAEKYEERLSSLTENKP, translated from the coding sequence ATGTCTACTATGTTGTCGAACGAGGCTCAACTGCGTTACATGATAGAATGGTTTCAAGAGTGGTCCGAAATGCAACGGAATGACTTTCTGGGTGTGTTGTTGGAGAATTGCGGTCCTGCAGGGCTTGTGAATGGACTGGTGTCTGGAATGGAGAAGTTGGGTTGCGAGGGATCCGACAGGCCACCAAGCTTGTTTCAGTGTCGCGTCAAGCTTTTCAGAGAGTGGAGTAGCAATTGGTCGCAATACGAGAAAGAATCTTTGTTGTcagctattaaaaatacagataGTACGTTTGCTGAAAAGTATGAAGAAAGATTATCATCATTGACGGAAAATAAACCGTAA